From bacterium, one genomic window encodes:
- a CDS encoding sulfite exporter TauE/SafE family protein, whose protein sequence is MPLAKIVLLGLLAGLFAGFFGLGGGVILIPALVYILGVGQHEAQGISLMALIPPVGLLAVWRYWREGVIGIEQIPIAAWIAVGIFAGGLAGAHLVQYVPDETLKRIFGIVVIAVGLKMLIKP, encoded by the coding sequence ATGCCGCTTGCTAAAATCGTACTACTGGGGCTTTTGGCGGGATTATTCGCGGGTTTTTTCGGCTTGGGAGGGGGCGTGATTCTGATACCCGCGCTTGTTTATATTCTCGGTGTCGGCCAACACGAAGCACAAGGCATTTCGCTGATGGCGCTTATTCCTCCGGTCGGCCTTCTTGCCGTATGGAGATACTGGCGGGAGGGCGTAATCGGGATTGAACAGATTCCGATAGCTGCCTGGATAGCGGTCGGCATTTTCGCCGGTGGGCTTGCCGGCGCGCATCTGGTTCAATACGTCCCGGATGAGACGCTAAAGCGTATCTTCGGCATCGTTGTTATCGCCGTGGGGCTCAAAATGCTTATCAAGCCCTAG